A stretch of the Streptomyces ortus genome encodes the following:
- a CDS encoding RRQRL motif-containing zinc-binding protein, producing MSYSFVKCFDPDGARHGIPTFPWRMAPDGYATFRQLRARGLRPGGQPVAGQVLRPRYRRGPLVAYLYRLDQAKPVRPMTPGRWAALAKANTARRTCPQCRSDAGYVIPTSLGMCVPCAYPDDEQRAA from the coding sequence ATGTCGTACTCGTTCGTGAAGTGCTTCGACCCCGACGGCGCCCGCCACGGGATCCCCACCTTCCCGTGGCGGATGGCTCCGGACGGCTACGCCACCTTTCGCCAACTGCGGGCCCGTGGCCTGCGTCCCGGTGGTCAGCCGGTCGCCGGGCAGGTGCTGCGTCCGCGCTATCGGCGTGGCCCGCTGGTCGCCTACCTCTACCGGCTCGACCAGGCCAAACCGGTTCGGCCGATGACGCCGGGCAGGTGGGCGGCGCTGGCCAAGGCGAACACCGCACGCCGCACCTGCCCGCAGTGCCGCTCGGATGCCGGCTACGTCATCCCCACCTCACTCGGCATGTGCGTGCCCTGCGCGTACCC
- a CDS encoding DUF2637 domain-containing protein: MSAAARVDASSTPVETASAPAAVDHAITALAAVLTVLLTAVAFWLSYEHLQEVAARHGMADAVARSWAWPATVDLFIVIGELLILRASLAHRVDWWAIGLVTAGDGASIALNVAGVGQDADVLNYVVAAVPPVAALLAFGALMRQVHAYLARRASTGVETPSTPVTVRVDRESAAPPAPVVPVLDPVSAAVAVPATAVDTSTPVIPDPVPVDTASTPVDLCAPVVYPNRVDQLVRALYGMDFTQPSTARMTQAMAAAGLGASESTARTARGRVKTREPHLADLPTALTG, encoded by the coding sequence ATGAGTGCCGCGGCCCGCGTCGACGCATCGTCGACGCCCGTCGAAACCGCGTCGGCGCCCGCCGCGGTGGATCACGCGATCACCGCTCTCGCGGCCGTGCTCACTGTGCTTTTGACGGCCGTGGCGTTCTGGCTCTCCTACGAGCACTTGCAGGAAGTAGCCGCCCGTCACGGCATGGCTGATGCGGTCGCCCGTTCGTGGGCGTGGCCAGCCACGGTGGATCTGTTCATCGTGATCGGGGAGCTTTTGATCTTGCGTGCCTCGCTGGCTCACCGGGTCGACTGGTGGGCGATCGGCCTGGTCACCGCAGGTGACGGGGCCTCGATCGCGTTGAACGTGGCCGGTGTCGGGCAGGATGCCGACGTCCTGAACTATGTGGTGGCCGCGGTTCCTCCGGTGGCCGCGCTGCTGGCGTTCGGTGCGTTGATGCGGCAGGTGCACGCCTACCTCGCCCGCCGAGCGTCGACGGGCGTCGAAACACCCTCGACGCCCGTCACCGTGCGCGTCGACCGCGAGTCGGCCGCGCCACCCGCGCCCGTGGTTCCGGTGCTGGATCCGGTGTCCGCGGCTGTGGCCGTGCCGGCGACGGCCGTGGACACGTCGACGCCCGTCATCCCGGATCCGGTCCCCGTCGACACCGCGTCGACGCCCGTCGACCTGTGCGCCCCGGTGGTCTACCCGAACCGGGTCGATCAGTTGGTGCGCGCTCTGTACGGGATGGATTTCACCCAGCCGAGCACGGCGCGGATGACGCAGGCGATGGCCGCAGCGGGATTGGGGGCGTCGGAGTCGACGGCCCGCACCGCACGCGGACGGGTCAAGACTCGTGAGCCGCACCTGGCCGACCTCCCGACCGCGCTCACCGGCTGA